One region of Kwoniella pini CBS 10737 chromosome 6, complete sequence genomic DNA includes:
- a CDS encoding casein kinase I isoform delta: protein MAYGVPATHPPNRMTSMDLRVGGKYRIGKKIGSGSFGDIYLGVNIVSGEEVAIKLESVKAKHPQLEYESKVYKTLAGGVGVPFVRWYGTECDYNAMVLDLLGPSLEDLFNFCNRKFSLKTVLLLADQLISRVEYIHSRNFIHRDIKPDNFLMGIGKRGNQVNVIDFGLAKKYRDPKTHLHIPYRENKNLTGTARYTSINTHLGVEQSRRDDLESLGYVLMYFLRGQLPWQGLKAATKKQKYDRIMEKKMTTPTEVLCRGFPNEFAIYLNYCRSLRFDDKPDYSYLRKLFRDLFVREGFQYDYVFDWSVQPSQKVQQQQQDHSDMAAQQAMQQKRRVMPEDQLGGIGENQRQLRSQTRNNAREQGGW from the exons ATGGCTTACGGTGTGCCCGCTACTCATCCACCAAACAGGATGACCTCCATGGATCTTAGAGTCGGTGGGAAGTACAGAATCGGTAAGAAGATCGGAAGTGGTTCTTTCG GTGATATCTACCTTGGTGTCAACATCGTTTCCGGTGAGGAAGTTGCTATTAAGCTCGAATCGGTCAAGGCCAAGCATCCTCAACTCGAGTATGAGTCTAAAGTCTACAAGACTCTCGCTGGTGGGGTCGGTGTACCTTTTGTAAGATGGTACGGTACCGAATGTGACTACAACGCAATGGTATTGGATTTACT CGGTCCATCTCTCGAAGATCTGTTCAACTTCTGTAACCGAAAGTTCTCCCTCAAAACCGTTTTACTACTTGCCGATCAACTCATCTCTCGAGTCGAATACATACACTCCCGAAATTTCATTCACCGAGACATCAAGCCCGATAACTTTTTGATGGGTATCGGTAAACGAGGAAACCAAGTCAACGTCATCGATTTCGGTCTCGCCAAGAAGTATCGAGACCCAAAGACTCATCTTCACATTCCTTACAGAGAGAACAAGAATTTGACCGGTACCGCTCGATACACATCGATCAACACCCACTTGGGTGTTGAGCAATCACGAAGAGACGATTTGGAATCTTTGGGCTATGTCCTCATGTACTTCCTCAGAGGTCAACTCCCATGGCAAGGTCTCAAGGCTGCTACAAAGAAGCAAAAGTACGATCGAATTATGGAGAAGA AGATGACAACACCCACTGAAGTCCTCTGTAGAGGATTCCCCAATGAATTCGCAATCTACCTAAACTACTGCCGATCCCTCCGATTCGATGATAAACCAGATTACTCTTACCTTCGAAAGCTCTTCAGAGATCTCTTTGTACGAGAGGGATTCCAATACGATTACGTCTTCGATTGGTCAGTCCAACCATCCCAAAAAGttcaacaacagcaacaggATCACTCAGATATGGCTGCCCAACAAGCTATGCAACAGAAGAGAAGGGTTATGCCCGAGGATCAACTCGGTGGGATAGGTGAAAACCAGAGACAATTGAGGTCGCAAACCCGAAACAACGCTAGAGAACAAGGTGGTTGGTAG